AGGAGCGCAGCGCGTCGGCGCGTTCCACGAGTTCCTGCGGCACCCGCCCGATGTCCCGGCTGACCCGCGAATCCCGGTGGAAGCGCGCGTGCGTGGTCGAGGTGGGCCGCGACAGCAGCGTGGAGTACGTGAAGGCCGGGGCGACCACCGTCGCGCTCGCGCGCTCCAGAGCGTCAACGACCGCCCGCGCGCCGCCGTCCAGCTGCCCGAAGGACTTCAGGCTGGCGTGCACGATCAGGTGCTGTGAGCCGTCCAGTCCCAGTGCGCGCAGGCCCTCGTCCAGTTCGGCGGGGGTCACGGCGGGTCGGCGCAGCAGGTTCAGCACGCCCCCAGTCTACTCCGGCAGGCTCCCTGGGCGGGAGGAAAGACGCACAGTCCCTCACCCGCCCGCCGGGCCACCCACAGGGGGGCGGCGCGCAGGTCACCCCACGCGCCGCCCCCATTCAAAACTGGACTTATCCGGATTCCGTCTGTTCCGCAGCTCTCCGAGTCCGCTCGGACTGAACGGTTCTGGCAAACCATTCAGTCGGAGTGCGTTACTTGACGAAGAGCATCTGGCGGTAGGTGGGCAGCGGCCAGTGCTGCTCGGCGACGACCTTTTCCAGCTTGTCCGCGGCCTGGCGCACGGCGGTCATGGCGGGCAGCACCTGGTCGCGCATGTGGTGGGCCTTCTCGTGCACCTCGTCCCCGCCGGTGGCGGTGTTCTGGGCGCTGAGGGCCTGCACGGCGTCGAACAGTTCGTCCGCGGCGGCCTCAACCTCGGCGGCGACACCCCTGACGGCCTTGCTGCTGCCCGCGGCGTGCAATTCACTCAGGTACTTCACGGCGGCGGGGAGGATCATGGTGCGGGCCATGTACTCGGTGGTCTCGCCCTCGATGTTCACCGTCTTGAAGTAGATGTCGTACATGATTTCCTGACGGGCGGCCAGTTCGCGGTCGGACAGCACCTTGAACTTCTCGAACAGCGCGCCGTTCTTCGCGTCGGTCAGGTGGTGCACGGCGTCCAGGGTGGTGCGCAGGTTCAGCAGCTTGCGGCCGTGCTCGGCTTCCTGGTGCCACTCGTCGCTGTAGCCGTCACCGTTGAACACGATGCGCTTGTGGGCGCTGTAGGTGCCCTTGACGATCTCGGCGACGGCTGTGTCCAGCTCGGTTCCGGCGTCGAGTTTGGCCTTCAGCTCCTCGGCGAGGGCGCTCACGGCGTCCGCGACGATGGTATTCAGGACCGTGATCGGGAAGGAGATGCTCTGGCTGCTGCCCGCCGCGCGGAACTCGAACTTGTTCCCCGTGAACGCGAAGGGGCTGGTGCGGTTGCGGTCCCCGGCGTGACGGGGCAGGGGGGGCAGCACGCTGGTGCCCAGGCCCAGCAGGCCGGCCTCGGCGCCGCGTCCACCCTGGCCGCTTTCGAGGCGGTCGAAGATGTCGCTCAGTTCGCTGCCCAGGAAGATGCTGATGATCGCAGGCGGGGCCTCGTTGGCGCCCAGGCGGTGGTCGTTGCTGGCACTGGCGACGCTGATGCGCAGCAGGTCCTGGTGCTCGTCCACGGCCTTGATGACGGCCGAGGTGAAGAACAGGAACTGCAGGTTCTCGTGCGGGGTGTCGCCGGGCTCCAGCAGGTTCTCACCGGCGTTGGTGCTCATGCTCCAGTTGCAGTGCTTGCCCGAGCCGTTCACGCCCGCGAAGGGCTTCTCGTGCAGCAGGGCGACGAGGCCGTACTTGCGGGCGGTGTTGCGCAGCACCTGCATGGTGAGCTGCTGGTGGTCGGCGGCGATGTTGCTGTCCTCGAAGATCGGGGCGATCTCGAACTGGCCGGGCGCGACCTCGTTGTGGCGGGTCTTGACCGGGATGCCCAGCGCGTACAGCTGCTGCTCGGCGTCCGTCATGAAGCTCAGGACACGGTCGGGAATCGCACCGAAGTAGTGGTCCTCGAGTTCCTGGCCGCGGGGGGGCTGCGCGCCGAACAGGGTGCGGCCGGTCATGACGAGGTCGGGGCGGCGGTAGTAGTACTCCTCGGCGATCAGGAAGTACTCCTGCTCGGCGCCCAGGGTGCTGCTCACGCGGGTGCCCTCGCTGGCCCCGAAGAGTTTCAGGGCAGGCGTGACGGCCTTGTTCAGCGCCTCGACGCTGCGCAGCAGGGGCGTCTTGGTGTCCAGCGCCTCGCCGGTCCAGCTGGCGAACGCGGTGGGGATGCACAGGGTCGCGCCGTTGGCGTGACGCATGATGAACGCGGGGCTGCTGGCGTCCCAGGCGGTGTAGCCGCGCGCCTCGAAGGTCGCGCGCAGGCCGCCGGAGGGGAAGGAGCTGGCGTCGGGTTCGGCCTGGATGAGTTCCTTGCCGCTGAACGCCGCGATGGCGCTGCCGTCGCCGTTGGGGGACACGAACGAGTCGTGCTTCTCGGCGGTCGCGCCGGTCAGGGGGTGGAACCAGTGGGTGTAGTGCGTGGCGCCCTTTTCCATCGCCCAAGTCTTCATGGCCAGGGCGACGGTGTCGGCGATGGTCGGGTCAAGGGTCGCGCCGCGTTCCAGGGTCGCCTGGAGGCTCTTGAAGGTGGGTTTGCTCAGGCGGGCCTTGAGCTGCTCCAGGGTCAGGACGTCGCTGGAGTACACGCTGCTGATGATCTGATCGGGCGTGGCGGTGTCCACGGCGTCCGTGCGCCAGTTGCGGGCGGCGGAGATCACGTCGAAGTCATGGTTCATGTCGCTCCCTGTGCGCGGTGGGGTGGGGTCTGTGCGGCGCGCTTGGCATCCCTGATTTCACGCCGCTCCCGGGTGCCCACCGGGCATCCTACACGGGGAGTATATGAGCGGCGCATCAAGGCGGTCAACGAATACTTCTGCACAACATGCCGGAATAACGGGACACTCCGGGACTTGACACCCAGAGTCGTGCAGTTTGTGCATTCACGATCTGCCACACTGAAGCCCGACGCGCAACACTCTGCACCGTCCCCCCGGCAGGGGCCGGAGGTCGTAGCATTTCTGGACGCGCCGCCCAGCGCCCGGAGGTTCCCCAGTCATGTCCCCCCAGTCCACCACGCCCCCCACCCGCGACCAGATCCTGCAGCAGCTGCAGGAAGCGGAAGTCAAGTTCCTGCGCCTCCAGTTCACCGACATCCTCGGCACCACCAAGAACGTCGAGGTGCCCAAAAGTCAGTTCGGCAAGGCCCTGAACGGCGACGTCACCTTCGACGGCAGCGCCGTGGAAGGCTTCACCCGCGTCGAGGAGAGCGACATGCTCCTGCGCCCCGACCTAGGCACCTTCCTGATCTACCCGCAGTTCTCCCGCGAGGAAGGCGAACGCGGCAAGGTCGCCCGCCTCATCTGCGACGTGGCCCTCCCCGACGGCACCCCGTTCGACGGGGACCCCCGGCAGGTCCTCAAGCGGCAGATCGCGCGCGCGCAGGCCATGGGCTTCGAGATGTTCGTCGGAACCGAACCCGAGTTCTTCCTGTTCGAACGCTCCCCCAGCGGCGTCGGCACCACGATCACGCACGACAAGGCCGGGTACTTCGACCTCGCCCCCATCGACAAGGGCGAACGCATCCGCCGCGAGATCACCAACAAACTCGTCGAGATGGGCTTCGAGATCGAAGCCGCCCACCACGAGGTCTCCCCCGGCCAGCACGAGATCGACTTCCGCTACGCCCCCGCGCTGGAAACCGCCGACCGCATCGCCACCTTCAAGTTCGTCGTCAAACGCGTCGCGCTGGAGTACGGCCTGCTCGCCAGCTTCCTGCCCAAACCGCTCCCGGGCGTGAACGGCAGCGGCATGCACTGCCACCTCAGCCTCTTCAAGGGCGGCACGAATGCCTTCGCGGACCCCGGCGGCGAACATGGCCTGTCCCGCACCGCGCAGCAGTTCATCGCGGGCCTCCTCGACCACGCGGGCGCGATGGTCGCCATCACGAACCCCCTCGTGAACAGCTACAAGCGCCTCGTGCCGGGCTTCGAAGCTCCCGTGAACGTCGCCTGGAGCACCAGCAACCGCTCAGCGCTGATCCGCATTCCCGCCAAGCGAGGCAACTCCACCCGCGCCGAAGTGCGCATGCCCGACCCCAGCTGCAACCCGTACCTCGCGCTGGCCGTCATGCTCGCCGCCGGACTGGACGGCATCGAACAGGACATGGAACCCGCCCCCGCCATCCAGCGCAACATCTTCAAGATG
The Deinococcus sedimenti DNA segment above includes these coding regions:
- a CDS encoding glutamine synthetase III family protein; the encoded protein is MNHDFDVISAARNWRTDAVDTATPDQIISSVYSSDVLTLEQLKARLSKPTFKSLQATLERGATLDPTIADTVALAMKTWAMEKGATHYTHWFHPLTGATAEKHDSFVSPNGDGSAIAAFSGKELIQAEPDASSFPSGGLRATFEARGYTAWDASSPAFIMRHANGATLCIPTAFASWTGEALDTKTPLLRSVEALNKAVTPALKLFGASEGTRVSSTLGAEQEYFLIAEEYYYRRPDLVMTGRTLFGAQPPRGQELEDHYFGAIPDRVLSFMTDAEQQLYALGIPVKTRHNEVAPGQFEIAPIFEDSNIAADHQQLTMQVLRNTARKYGLVALLHEKPFAGVNGSGKHCNWSMSTNAGENLLEPGDTPHENLQFLFFTSAVIKAVDEHQDLLRISVASASNDHRLGANEAPPAIISIFLGSELSDIFDRLESGQGGRGAEAGLLGLGTSVLPPLPRHAGDRNRTSPFAFTGNKFEFRAAGSSQSISFPITVLNTIVADAVSALAEELKAKLDAGTELDTAVAEIVKGTYSAHKRIVFNGDGYSDEWHQEAEHGRKLLNLRTTLDAVHHLTDAKNGALFEKFKVLSDRELAARQEIMYDIYFKTVNIEGETTEYMARTMILPAAVKYLSELHAAGSSKAVRGVAAEVEAAADELFDAVQALSAQNTATGGDEVHEKAHHMRDQVLPAMTAVRQAADKLEKVVAEQHWPLPTYRQMLFVK
- the glnA gene encoding type I glutamate--ammonia ligase yields the protein MSPQSTTPPTRDQILQQLQEAEVKFLRLQFTDILGTTKNVEVPKSQFGKALNGDVTFDGSAVEGFTRVEESDMLLRPDLGTFLIYPQFSREEGERGKVARLICDVALPDGTPFDGDPRQVLKRQIARAQAMGFEMFVGTEPEFFLFERSPSGVGTTITHDKAGYFDLAPIDKGERIRREITNKLVEMGFEIEAAHHEVSPGQHEIDFRYAPALETADRIATFKFVVKRVALEYGLLASFLPKPLPGVNGSGMHCHLSLFKGGTNAFADPGGEHGLSRTAQQFIAGLLDHAGAMVAITNPLVNSYKRLVPGFEAPVNVAWSTSNRSALIRIPAKRGNSTRAEVRMPDPSCNPYLALAVMLAAGLDGIEQDMEPAPAIQRNIFKMTVREKRHHRVKELPSDLREAVDELEKDDVLRRALGEHVLDHFVEAKRAEWREYNATVHAWELERYLDLI